The following coding sequences are from one Geothrix sp. window:
- a CDS encoding AraC family transcriptional regulator: protein MPKNRHIALLVPASGGYSRGVCQGVATYALEHDDWLIFPYERAEVTKLPAWLKKGHIDGLIGFISTPELGRQISSLGVPVVDVQGEGNCPASPVIDTDAEAVAQLAADFFLQAGFNNFAFGGYPGIFFSDRRSAALVRILEAQGRQVHCYAPPEKVAATIKMQFQELRGLEYEAALAAWLSKLPKPVAILACNDIRGQQIITACRDLGISMPSDVSVIGVDNDEILCRLCRPTLTSIAPNIEGIGQMAADMLNRMLDGEPVPPILHRVAPLRIVERQSTDITTAQDPLVLAASRLIRDRACHGISVDQICELVDCSRSTLDNLFKKHLGRPVAQEMLRIRLNRGMRLLEDSSLAIEEVARECGFTSATYFCRFFKREAGTTPALYRTQFARR, encoded by the coding sequence ATGCCCAAGAACCGCCACATCGCCCTCCTGGTCCCCGCCTCTGGGGGCTACAGCCGCGGCGTCTGCCAGGGTGTGGCCACCTATGCCCTTGAGCACGATGACTGGCTGATCTTCCCCTACGAGCGGGCCGAGGTTACCAAGCTGCCGGCCTGGCTCAAGAAGGGCCACATCGACGGGCTCATCGGTTTCATCTCAACGCCCGAGCTGGGCCGCCAGATCTCCTCCCTGGGCGTCCCAGTGGTGGACGTGCAGGGAGAGGGTAACTGCCCCGCCTCCCCAGTGATCGACACCGATGCCGAAGCGGTGGCCCAGCTGGCGGCGGACTTCTTCCTCCAGGCTGGCTTCAACAACTTCGCCTTCGGGGGCTATCCCGGCATCTTCTTCTCGGACCGGCGGTCAGCCGCCCTGGTGAGGATTCTCGAGGCCCAGGGCCGGCAGGTGCACTGCTACGCACCCCCTGAGAAGGTGGCGGCGACCATCAAGATGCAGTTCCAGGAGCTGCGTGGCCTGGAATACGAGGCGGCCCTGGCCGCCTGGCTCTCGAAGCTCCCGAAGCCCGTGGCCATCCTCGCCTGCAACGACATCCGCGGCCAGCAGATCATCACCGCCTGCCGGGACCTGGGCATCTCCATGCCCTCGGATGTCTCCGTGATCGGCGTGGACAACGACGAGATCCTCTGTCGCCTCTGTCGCCCCACACTCACCAGCATCGCACCCAACATCGAGGGCATCGGCCAGATGGCCGCTGACATGCTGAACCGCATGCTGGACGGCGAGCCCGTCCCGCCGATCCTGCACCGCGTGGCCCCCTTGCGCATCGTCGAGCGGCAGTCCACGGACATCACCACGGCCCAGGATCCCCTGGTCCTGGCGGCATCTCGCCTCATCCGCGACCGGGCCTGCCACGGTATCTCGGTGGACCAGATCTGCGAGCTGGTGGACTGCTCCCGCTCCACCCTGGACAACCTGTTCAAGAAGCACCTGGGCCGGCCCGTGGCCCAGGAGATGCTCCGCATCCGGCTGAACCGCGGCATGCGCCTACTGGAGGACTCCAGCCTCGCCATCGAGGAGGTGGCCAGGGAATGCGGGTTCACCTCGGCCACCTACTTCTGCCGGTTCTTCAAGCGGGAGGCGGGCACCACTCCGGCCCTCTACCGGACGCAGTTTGCCCGGCGCTGA
- a CDS encoding Ig-like domain-containing protein has translation MTRRRLRGFLVPLALLAAPLILLTSCGGKATHPAPVQTYNPAPAVVIGGTSGTAAKGPVTFMFTFSQPVSSFPASAVTVTSGTGAASTTKVSANQYTLVVTPPANSVGTLTVSVAAGAFHSAAGVANTSGASVTQAFDTRPVVLTQMSLPVTFDSATVNYGLLGFGGADDSSIVLDPAGGTNQVAKVVKSATAETWAGTTLTADGTLGFAAKIPFDAANTRMTVRVYSPNAGIPVRLKVEDHTTPATSVETEAVTTVSNTWETLTFDFAHQATGTTALNVASSYDKATIFFNFGVSGATAGAKTYYFDDVAFIGGTGGGGGATGFSAITFDDAALTYTLTGFGGAEDSTVVTDPAGGSNKVGKVNRSATAETWAGTTVSTGANQSVGKIPLDATHTRMSLRVYAPATGLKVRLKVEDAANNTITCETEATTTVANAWETLTFDFSSPATGTAALDVSKTYDKVSVFFNFGTAGATAGAQTFYFDDVAMSAGGSAVGFSTLTFDDSALTYTLTGFGGAEDSTVVVDPTGGTNKVVKVNRSATAETWAGTTISTGANQSVGKFPFDAANTRMTARVYVPAIGIKVRLKVEDAANNTITCETEATTTVANAWETLTFDFASPATGTAALDVSKTFNKVSVFFNFGTAGATAGAQTFYLDDLAFIGGTGSGGGGALAFSTLTFETGATTYTLTGFGGAEDSTLAADPSGAANQVAKVVKSATAETWAGTTLSTGANQSVGKLPFDAANTRMTVRTYSPVVGIKIRLKVEDASNNTITCETEATTTVANAWETLTFDFASPATGTAALDVTKTYNKVSIFFDFGTAGVTVGSARTYYCDDVTFIGGTGSGGAGGASYSPITFDDAALTYTLTGFGGAEDSTVVTDPAGGSNKVAKVVKSATAELWAGTTVSTGANNSIPTLPFSATRKQISARVWSPDAGIQVRVKVEDAADVTHTCETEATVTTAAGWQTLTFNFANQATGTAALNLAFTYNKLSIFFNFGTTGAAAGAAKTYYLDDITFLP, from the coding sequence ATGACACGCCGTCGACTGCGAGGATTCCTGGTTCCGCTGGCGCTCCTGGCAGCCCCGTTGATCCTGCTGACCAGCTGCGGCGGCAAGGCCACTCACCCCGCCCCCGTCCAGACCTACAACCCGGCGCCGGCCGTGGTCATCGGGGGGACCAGCGGCACCGCAGCCAAAGGCCCCGTGACTTTCATGTTCACCTTCAGCCAACCCGTGAGCAGCTTCCCGGCCTCGGCCGTGACGGTCACCAGCGGCACGGGGGCTGCCAGCACGACCAAAGTCTCGGCCAACCAGTACACCCTGGTGGTCACTCCCCCCGCTAATTCGGTCGGGACCCTGACCGTCAGCGTGGCTGCGGGCGCGTTCCACAGCGCCGCCGGCGTAGCCAACACCAGCGGCGCCAGTGTCACCCAGGCTTTCGATACCCGCCCGGTGGTGCTGACCCAGATGAGCCTGCCGGTCACGTTCGACTCGGCCACCGTGAACTACGGCCTGCTCGGGTTTGGGGGCGCCGACGACTCCAGCATCGTCCTGGATCCCGCAGGCGGCACCAACCAGGTGGCCAAGGTCGTCAAGTCTGCCACGGCCGAGACCTGGGCCGGCACCACCCTGACGGCCGATGGCACCCTTGGCTTCGCTGCGAAGATCCCCTTCGATGCGGCCAACACCCGGATGACCGTGCGGGTCTATTCCCCCAATGCAGGCATTCCCGTCCGGCTCAAGGTCGAGGACCACACCACCCCCGCCACTTCGGTGGAGACCGAGGCCGTGACCACGGTGTCCAACACCTGGGAGACCCTGACCTTTGACTTTGCCCACCAGGCGACGGGAACCACTGCCCTGAACGTGGCCAGCAGCTACGACAAGGCGACCATCTTCTTCAACTTCGGCGTGAGCGGAGCCACGGCCGGCGCCAAGACCTACTACTTCGATGATGTGGCGTTCATTGGCGGGACGGGCGGTGGCGGTGGTGCCACGGGGTTCAGTGCCATCACCTTCGATGACGCCGCCCTGACCTACACCCTGACGGGCTTCGGTGGCGCCGAGGACTCCACCGTGGTGACCGATCCGGCCGGGGGTTCCAACAAGGTGGGCAAGGTCAACCGGTCCGCCACGGCCGAGACCTGGGCCGGTACCACCGTCTCCACCGGCGCGAACCAGTCCGTAGGGAAGATCCCCCTGGATGCCACCCACACGCGGATGTCCCTGCGGGTCTACGCTCCCGCCACGGGCCTCAAGGTCCGCCTGAAGGTGGAGGATGCCGCCAACAACACCATCACCTGCGAGACCGAGGCGACCACCACGGTGGCCAACGCCTGGGAGACCCTGACCTTCGACTTCAGCAGTCCCGCGACGGGCACCGCAGCCCTGGATGTCAGCAAGACCTACGACAAGGTCTCGGTCTTCTTCAACTTCGGAACGGCGGGCGCCACCGCGGGTGCCCAGACCTTCTACTTCGATGATGTGGCGATGAGCGCCGGCGGCAGCGCGGTGGGCTTCAGCACCCTCACCTTCGATGACAGCGCCCTGACCTACACCCTGACCGGGTTTGGCGGGGCGGAGGATTCCACGGTGGTGGTTGATCCCACCGGTGGCACCAACAAGGTGGTGAAGGTCAACCGGTCCGCCACCGCCGAGACCTGGGCGGGCACGACCATCTCCACAGGCGCGAACCAGTCCGTCGGGAAGTTCCCCTTCGATGCCGCCAATACTCGGATGACGGCGCGCGTCTATGTGCCGGCCATCGGCATCAAGGTCCGCCTGAAGGTCGAGGATGCCGCGAACAACACGATCACCTGCGAGACGGAGGCGACCACCACGGTGGCCAATGCCTGGGAGACGCTGACCTTCGACTTCGCCAGCCCGGCCACGGGCACCGCGGCCCTGGATGTCAGCAAGACCTTCAACAAGGTCTCCGTCTTCTTCAACTTCGGGACGGCCGGAGCCACGGCGGGGGCCCAGACCTTCTACCTGGATGACCTGGCCTTCATCGGCGGAACAGGCTCGGGCGGCGGCGGGGCGCTGGCGTTCAGCACCCTGACCTTCGAGACCGGTGCCACGACCTACACGCTCACGGGCTTCGGCGGTGCCGAAGACTCCACCCTCGCGGCGGATCCGAGTGGTGCGGCCAACCAGGTCGCCAAGGTGGTGAAGTCGGCCACGGCCGAGACCTGGGCGGGGACCACCCTGTCTACCGGGGCCAACCAGTCCGTCGGCAAGCTCCCCTTCGATGCCGCCAACACCCGGATGACCGTGCGGACCTATTCCCCTGTCGTGGGCATCAAGATTCGGCTGAAGGTGGAGGACGCCTCGAACAACACCATCACCTGCGAGACGGAGGCGACCACCACCGTGGCCAATGCCTGGGAGACCCTGACCTTCGACTTCGCCAGCCCGGCCACGGGCACTGCGGCCCTGGACGTGACCAAGACCTACAACAAGGTTTCGATCTTCTTCGATTTCGGCACCGCCGGGGTCACCGTGGGCTCGGCCAGGACCTACTACTGCGACGACGTGACCTTCATCGGTGGGACTGGCAGCGGGGGTGCTGGCGGAGCCAGCTATAGTCCCATCACCTTCGACGACGCCGCCCTCACCTACACCCTGACGGGCTTCGGCGGCGCGGAGGATTCCACCGTGGTGACCGATCCGGCCGGTGGCAGCAACAAGGTCGCCAAGGTCGTGAAGTCCGCCACGGCCGAGCTGTGGGCGGGCACCACGGTGTCCACCGGCGCGAACAACTCGATCCCGACGCTGCCCTTCAGTGCGACCAGGAAGCAGATCTCGGCGCGCGTGTGGTCGCCGGATGCGGGGATCCAGGTGCGCGTCAAGGTCGAGGATGCCGCAGACGTCACTCATACCTGTGAAACGGAGGCCACGGTCACCACGGCTGCCGGCTGGCAGACCCTGACCTTCAACTTCGCCAACCAGGCCACCGGCACCGCCGCCCTCAACCTCGCGTTCACCTACAACAAGCTCTCGATCTTCTTCAACTTCGGAACCACGGGGGCCGCGGCCGGGGCTGCCAAGACCTACTACCTCGACGACATCACCTTCCTTCCTTGA